The following coding sequences are from one Comamonas koreensis window:
- a CDS encoding shikimate kinase gives MAPSVCLIGLPGSGKSTIGRQLARLWGVDFVDSDHVIEAQLGCTIKEYFSVHGEQAFRDVEAQVIAALATRERACILSTGGGAVLRPENRAVLHAHTTVFYLHSSPEDIARRLRNDTGRPLLQGDDTLKRLKDLLAVRAALYEETAHFTIDTLRCGTGQVMRKVSMQAELAGLVPQLGANLATPR, from the coding sequence ATGGCACCTTCCGTGTGTTTGATTGGGCTGCCCGGCAGTGGGAAATCCACCATCGGCCGGCAGCTGGCACGCCTTTGGGGTGTGGATTTTGTCGATTCCGACCATGTGATCGAGGCGCAACTGGGCTGCACGATCAAGGAGTATTTCTCGGTCCATGGCGAGCAGGCTTTTCGGGATGTCGAGGCCCAGGTGATTGCCGCGCTTGCGACACGGGAGCGGGCCTGCATTTTGTCCACCGGCGGCGGCGCGGTGCTGCGGCCAGAAAACCGCGCGGTGCTGCATGCCCACACAACGGTGTTCTACCTGCATTCCAGCCCTGAAGACATTGCCCGGCGCCTGCGCAACGATACCGGGCGCCCCTTGCTGCAAGGCGATGACACGCTCAAGCGCCTCAAGGACCTGCTGGCCGTGCGCGCGGCCCTGTACGAAGAGACGGCGCATTTCACGATAGACACCTTGCGTTGCGGCACTGGCCAGGTGATGCGCAAGGTCAGCATGCAGGCCGAGCTCGCTGGCTTGGTGCCTCAGTTGGGCGCGAATCTGGCAACTCCCCGATAA
- a CDS encoding Ig domain-containing protein, whose product MRNLLKPLVLVAPLLLAACGGGGGSGGEAQLQYSIKLTSSKTTVPVNVGSSLPGYSNGDYYPYMSTLYIQANAGSNPIPNQEDGAFSCNITSGLDSGALYYLDGKDEHTVEIPSGTGTVKVPGAYRNITLGSNAGGASFHIISHDIAGEVTVQCSVTDPRDNKVYTDRATVKVGGGSTATPATVTLTKDASYVGSRDNVNNIPNSVVVQAILKNDNDQPVSSSGNANLQVSIVPNAASDGARLLAGGQTNSGSIQISTVNGVGQFSVASGPASGSLLLRLTVDRADNDLTNGIQQPITQYAVIPVVHAIASSALSIPESELAQTVQNAEPYSHALVVEGGVAPFLWSTTSTLPTGLSLSSDGLISGTPNVKGPGAYTVVLNVRDANGATARQTLVLTVVGNLPDNPVAFTINGCTGSSTSPCPIASVEVGTSYTYTFSATGDNVTWVLEGAPSWLQVVGQGTTGRIASGAPLTCADVATYRMFVTAKNATNSVSREVTFRVTDTAGTCTPTTPTPGATS is encoded by the coding sequence ATGAGAAATTTGTTGAAGCCCTTGGTGCTGGTGGCGCCACTGTTGTTGGCCGCCTGTGGCGGCGGCGGTGGTAGCGGTGGTGAAGCGCAACTGCAGTACAGCATCAAGCTGACGTCTTCCAAGACAACGGTGCCAGTGAATGTTGGAAGTAGCTTGCCGGGCTATTCCAATGGTGATTACTACCCGTACATGTCGACCCTGTACATCCAGGCCAACGCAGGCAGCAATCCCATTCCAAACCAAGAAGACGGGGCTTTTTCCTGCAACATCACCTCGGGTCTGGACTCCGGCGCGCTTTACTACCTGGATGGTAAGGATGAGCATACCGTTGAGATTCCATCTGGAACCGGGACTGTCAAGGTTCCAGGTGCTTACCGCAATATCACCCTGGGCTCCAACGCCGGTGGTGCGTCGTTCCATATCATCTCGCACGACATTGCCGGAGAAGTCACCGTACAGTGCAGCGTGACCGATCCGCGTGACAACAAGGTCTACACCGACCGCGCAACCGTGAAGGTTGGCGGCGGCAGCACCGCAACGCCAGCGACAGTCACGTTGACCAAGGATGCCTCCTATGTCGGCTCGCGTGACAATGTAAACAACATCCCCAACAGCGTGGTGGTGCAGGCGATCCTCAAGAACGACAATGACCAGCCCGTGAGCAGCTCGGGCAATGCCAACCTGCAGGTCAGCATTGTGCCCAATGCGGCATCCGACGGCGCCAGGTTGCTGGCCGGTGGCCAGACCAACAGTGGCTCTATCCAGATCAGCACCGTCAATGGCGTAGGCCAGTTCTCCGTGGCCAGCGGTCCTGCTTCGGGCTCCCTGCTGCTGCGTTTGACAGTCGACCGCGCTGACAATGACCTGACCAATGGCATCCAGCAACCCATCACCCAGTACGCTGTGATTCCCGTTGTGCATGCGATTGCCTCCAGCGCACTGAGCATTCCTGAGTCAGAATTGGCCCAGACGGTGCAGAATGCCGAGCCCTATTCTCATGCCCTGGTTGTAGAAGGTGGTGTTGCTCCTTTCCTGTGGTCCACCACTTCGACCCTGCCCACAGGTCTGAGTCTGAGCTCGGATGGCCTGATTTCCGGCACACCGAATGTCAAGGGCCCTGGCGCATACACCGTGGTGCTGAATGTGCGCGATGCCAACGGCGCTACTGCACGTCAAACCCTGGTGCTGACCGTAGTGGGTAACCTGCCAGACAACCCAGTTGCCTTCACCATAAACGGTTGCACCGGCTCGTCGACTTCGCCTTGCCCGATTGCCTCTGTGGAAGTGGGAACCTCCTACACCTACACCTTCTCCGCGACTGGTGACAATGTGACCTGGGTTCTGGAAGGTGCGCCTAGCTGGTTGCAAGTGGTGGGTCAAGGCACGACTGGTCGCATCGCGTCGGGTGCACCCTTGACTTGTGCAGATGTAGCTACCTACCGCATGTTTGTAACGGCGAAGAACGCGACCAATTCGGTCAGTCGAGAAGTGACCTTCCGTGTCACTGACACAGCTGGCACCTGCACGCCAACGACACCAACGCCCGGCGCGACATCCTGA
- the pilQ gene encoding type IV pilus secretin PilQ: MKKFSVLIPLMAMLLPSWALAQGRINKVSTLVRDGVEMVKIETDGAPLVLPETFSIQSPARVVLDLPGFKSAMPSNRVELNQGNLRSLNVVETDTKARVVLNLKESTSYKTEVSGNDLLVALEPAAKAVASVNAQNTQFAEDGNNYSQPLSDLDFRRGTDGAGRLVITLPNNKVGVNISKQGDGLTLELQHTLLPEALRRRLDVADFGTPVGMISARQSGSTVFVQLKNAGEWEHSAYQSDNQFVVEVRQRKTDPNKLGSSGTFTGEKLSLSFQNIEVRSLLQVIADFTNFNIVTSDTVNGALTLRLKDVPWDQALQIILDAKGLGMRKSGTVLWIAPKDEIDERIQKDFDAVAKLEEKTPLQTQSFQLNYAKATELLKQITSNSGGGGGTGGTQSRFLTARGSAIAEPRTNQLFITDIPAKLEEFRRLLVTLDIPVRQVLIEARIVEARDTFGRALGVRLGGGDMRAANGGDGGYSIGGGNRVGFGTSYDNAVGTTGMGGTNTSNGSFVNLPAVLSTGGGSGSFALSIFNSAANRFLALELSAMEADGKGKIVSSPRLITADQTKALIEQGTEIPYQNSAQNGATTVEFKKAVLKLEVVPQITPEGSIILDLDVSKDSQGANTSAGPAIDTKHIKTQVLVENGGTVVIGGIFELSETSTTNKIPLLGDVPVLGNLFKSNVRESEKREMLVFITPKMISDRGEMR; the protein is encoded by the coding sequence ATGAAGAAATTCAGTGTACTTATCCCTTTGATGGCCATGCTGCTGCCATCCTGGGCGCTGGCACAGGGGCGTATCAACAAAGTCTCGACCCTGGTGCGCGATGGCGTGGAGATGGTCAAGATTGAGACCGACGGTGCGCCGCTGGTCTTGCCCGAAACCTTCAGCATCCAATCACCCGCACGCGTGGTGCTGGACCTGCCAGGGTTCAAAAGCGCGATGCCCAGCAACCGGGTAGAGCTCAACCAAGGCAATTTGCGTTCCTTGAATGTTGTGGAGACGGACACCAAGGCCCGTGTGGTGCTGAACCTCAAGGAAAGCACCAGCTACAAGACCGAAGTGAGCGGCAATGACTTGCTGGTGGCGTTGGAGCCCGCTGCCAAGGCGGTTGCCAGCGTCAATGCGCAAAACACCCAGTTTGCCGAAGACGGCAATAACTATTCGCAGCCGCTGTCGGATCTGGATTTCCGCCGTGGTACCGATGGAGCGGGCCGTTTGGTGATCACGTTGCCGAACAACAAGGTGGGCGTGAATATCTCCAAGCAAGGCGATGGCCTGACCTTGGAGTTGCAGCATACCCTGCTGCCCGAGGCATTGCGCCGCAGGCTCGATGTGGCCGACTTTGGCACGCCAGTGGGCATGATCTCGGCACGCCAGTCTGGTAGCACCGTGTTTGTGCAGTTGAAAAATGCGGGTGAGTGGGAACACAGTGCCTACCAAAGCGACAACCAGTTCGTCGTCGAAGTGCGCCAGCGCAAGACTGATCCGAACAAGCTGGGTTCATCAGGCACCTTCACGGGTGAAAAGCTGTCGCTGAGCTTCCAGAATATTGAAGTGCGCTCGCTGTTGCAGGTGATTGCTGACTTCACCAACTTCAATATTGTGACCTCGGACACCGTCAATGGCGCGCTGACGCTGCGTTTGAAAGACGTGCCCTGGGACCAAGCCTTGCAGATCATTCTGGATGCCAAGGGCCTGGGCATGCGCAAGTCCGGCACGGTTCTGTGGATTGCGCCCAAGGATGAAATCGACGAGCGCATCCAGAAGGACTTTGATGCGGTCGCCAAGCTCGAGGAAAAGACGCCGCTGCAGACCCAGTCGTTCCAGCTGAACTATGCGAAGGCGACTGAGTTGCTCAAGCAAATTACCAGCAATTCCGGCGGTGGGGGTGGAACCGGCGGTACGCAAAGCCGTTTCTTGACCGCACGTGGTTCGGCCATTGCCGAGCCTCGCACCAACCAGCTGTTCATTACGGACATCCCTGCCAAGCTCGAAGAGTTCAGACGCCTGCTCGTGACCCTGGACATTCCCGTGCGCCAGGTGCTGATTGAGGCGCGCATTGTGGAGGCGCGCGACACCTTTGGACGTGCGCTGGGTGTGCGCCTGGGCGGTGGCGATATGCGCGCTGCCAATGGGGGTGATGGTGGCTACAGCATTGGGGGCGGCAACCGCGTGGGCTTTGGCACCAGCTATGACAATGCGGTGGGAACCACGGGTATGGGTGGTACTAACACCTCCAACGGTAGCTTTGTCAACCTGCCTGCCGTGTTGTCCACCGGTGGTGGCAGTGGCTCCTTCGCACTGTCGATTTTCAACTCGGCGGCCAATCGCTTTTTGGCGTTGGAGTTGTCGGCCATGGAAGCCGATGGCAAGGGCAAGATTGTCTCCAGCCCACGCTTGATCACGGCCGACCAGACCAAGGCGCTGATCGAGCAAGGGACGGAAATCCCGTACCAGAACTCTGCACAAAACGGTGCGACCACGGTGGAATTCAAAAAGGCGGTGCTCAAGCTCGAAGTGGTGCCCCAGATCACCCCTGAAGGCAGCATCATTCTGGACCTGGATGTCTCCAAGGACTCCCAGGGGGCGAATACCTCTGCGGGCCCGGCGATCGATACCAAGCACATTAAGACCCAAGTCTTGGTGGAAAATGGCGGTACCGTGGTGATTGGCGGTATTTTCGAGCTCTCGGAAACATCGACCACCAACAAGATTCCTTTGTTGGGCGATGTGCCGGTGCTGGGCAATCTGTTCAAGAGCAATGTTCGTGAATCGGAAAAGCGCGAGATGCTGGTGTTCATCACTCCAAAGATGATTTCAGACCGCGGTGAAATGCGTTAA
- a CDS encoding pilus assembly protein PilP, whose protein sequence is MHTLSKWIGAALAVSLLAGCSDEGDDLQQWMQQEQASTRPSVKPISAPKEFVPQGYLASATLDPFSKERLAALLGGSPNAPATISDALVAPERARRKEQLESFPLDTISMVGFLKKGAQDVALVKADSLIYQVSKGMYMGQNYGKIKSISDSAITLREIVQDGVGEWIERDAVLELQEAKK, encoded by the coding sequence ATGCATACTTTGTCTAAATGGATAGGCGCTGCGCTGGCGGTGTCGCTGCTGGCAGGCTGCAGTGACGAAGGCGACGACCTGCAGCAGTGGATGCAGCAGGAGCAGGCGAGCACCCGACCTTCGGTCAAGCCCATCAGCGCCCCCAAAGAGTTCGTGCCGCAAGGCTATCTGGCCAGTGCGACGCTTGATCCTTTCAGCAAGGAACGCTTGGCAGCCCTGTTGGGTGGCAGTCCAAACGCACCAGCAACCATCTCGGATGCACTGGTGGCGCCCGAGCGTGCGCGGCGCAAAGAGCAGCTTGAGTCGTTTCCGCTCGACACCATTTCCATGGTGGGTTTCTTGAAAAAGGGCGCGCAGGACGTCGCGCTGGTCAAGGCCGATAGCCTGATCTACCAGGTCAGCAAGGGCATGTACATGGGCCAGAACTACGGAAAGATAAAAAGCATCAGCGACAGCGCCATCACCCTGCGGGAGATTGTGCAAGATGGTGTGGGTGAATGGATAGAGAGAGATGCAGTGCTCGAGCTGCAGGAGGCCAAAAAATGA
- a CDS encoding type 4a pilus biogenesis protein PilO has protein sequence MATKKNIQVGEALQGFQRQFQNLDPKDPSVWPAAPRAVLLVVIAAVVIGLGWYAYLSSFEDELTTAQAQELKLKEDYKTRLRKAVNLDALRKQREQVLQYVTQLEKQLPSKAEMAALLSDINQAGIGRSLQFDLFKPGQTVVRDYYAELPITLKVNGKYHDIGFFAADVANLSRIVTLNNIALAPASKDSATLALNATARTFRYLDPQELQEQQAAKSKQKGKK, from the coding sequence ATGGCAACGAAAAAAAATATACAGGTGGGAGAGGCGCTGCAAGGCTTTCAGCGCCAGTTTCAAAATCTCGATCCGAAGGATCCTTCTGTTTGGCCGGCTGCACCGCGTGCGGTTTTATTGGTGGTTATTGCAGCCGTGGTGATCGGCCTGGGCTGGTATGCCTATCTGAGCAGTTTTGAAGACGAGTTGACGACAGCTCAGGCCCAGGAACTCAAGCTCAAGGAAGACTACAAAACGCGTTTGCGCAAGGCCGTCAACCTCGATGCGCTGCGCAAGCAGCGCGAGCAGGTTTTGCAGTATGTCACCCAGTTGGAAAAGCAACTGCCCAGCAAAGCGGAGATGGCAGCGCTGCTGTCGGATATCAACCAGGCGGGTATTGGTCGCAGCTTGCAATTTGACCTGTTCAAGCCAGGTCAGACGGTGGTGAGGGACTATTACGCGGAGTTGCCGATTACGCTGAAGGTCAATGGCAAGTACCACGACATCGGCTTTTTTGCGGCCGATGTCGCCAATCTCTCCCGTATCGTGACCTTGAACAATATCGCTTTGGCGCCTGCCAGCAAGGACAGCGCTACCTTGGCGTTGAATGCCACGGCCAGAACCTTCCGCTATTTGGATCCGCAGGAACTCCAAGAGCAGCAAGCTGCGAAGTCCAAACAAAAAGGGAAGAAGTAG
- a CDS encoding PilN domain-containing protein → MILINLLPHREAARKKRKESFQASMVAAALVGALVCGAVYMFYQYKIDLQGQRNALLTREIKALDVKIADVAKIDAEIAALKARQKAVEDLQSDRNLPVHLLNELVLQLPDGVYIESLKQQDQTVQIQGIAQSNERVSELLNSLATKTPWLSKPELVEVVGTTTQVNAREKKRVAGFNLRFGLMRSSDVEQAQNAQALKK, encoded by the coding sequence ATGATCTTGATCAATCTGCTCCCCCACCGCGAGGCTGCGCGCAAGAAGCGCAAAGAGAGCTTTCAGGCATCGATGGTGGCCGCTGCCCTGGTGGGAGCGCTGGTCTGCGGTGCCGTGTACATGTTCTACCAGTACAAGATCGATCTGCAAGGCCAGCGCAATGCGCTGCTGACGCGCGAGATCAAGGCCTTGGATGTCAAGATCGCCGATGTGGCCAAGATCGATGCAGAAATTGCTGCGCTGAAGGCGCGGCAAAAGGCGGTGGAGGATCTGCAGTCCGACCGCAATCTGCCGGTGCATTTGCTCAATGAGCTGGTGCTGCAACTGCCCGATGGTGTCTATATCGAGAGTCTCAAGCAGCAAGATCAGACCGTGCAGATCCAGGGCATCGCCCAATCGAATGAACGGGTGTCCGAGTTGCTCAACAGCCTGGCGACCAAGACGCCCTGGCTGTCCAAGCCCGAACTGGTCGAGGTGGTCGGCACCACCACCCAGGTCAATGCGCGTGAGAAAAAGCGTGTCGCTGGCTTCAACCTGCGTTTTGGCCTGATGCGCTCCAGCGATGTAGAGCAGGCCCAAAACGCGCAGGCGCTGAAAAAATAA
- a CDS encoding pilus assembly protein PilM — MVSMGSLFRRQPPSLLGIDVSASSIKLVELGRSGSGQFIVERCAQELLEPGWVTESGIERFDEVADSLRRLVKKSGTRTKQAALALPLSAVIQKKIVLPSGLSELEMEFQVESEANQYIPFSLDEVNLDFYVIGPSSNSVGDVDVLIAAARKETVQDRQGLAEAAGLKPVVLEIESNATALAARRLIGNMPSKGKDAFIAIFEIGGNASFLQIIHNNQVIYERDQSFNGGQLTQMIMRQYGFSQEEAEQKKRGGDLPADYKQVVLKPFVESIGQEINRALQFFFTSTPHNRIDHILLAGGSAVLSGLTDAVIDATGFAASAANPFEDMVMDAAVRSRAKSKDFTTYLTACGLALRRYAA, encoded by the coding sequence TTGGTCTCAATGGGATCTTTGTTCCGACGCCAGCCGCCTAGCCTCTTGGGGATAGATGTGAGCGCGTCGAGCATCAAGTTGGTTGAACTGGGGAGGAGCGGCAGCGGTCAATTCATTGTTGAGCGCTGTGCACAAGAGCTGCTGGAGCCTGGCTGGGTCACCGAGTCGGGCATCGAGCGTTTTGACGAAGTCGCTGATTCCTTGCGGCGGCTGGTCAAAAAAAGCGGCACGCGCACCAAGCAAGCGGCACTGGCGTTGCCGCTTTCTGCCGTGATTCAGAAGAAAATCGTGCTGCCATCGGGGCTCTCCGAGCTCGAGATGGAGTTTCAAGTTGAATCAGAAGCTAACCAATACATACCATTTTCCCTCGATGAGGTGAATCTGGATTTCTACGTCATCGGCCCATCCTCCAATTCGGTGGGGGACGTCGACGTGTTGATCGCGGCTGCCCGCAAGGAGACGGTGCAAGACCGGCAGGGCCTGGCAGAAGCGGCAGGCCTCAAGCCCGTCGTGCTGGAGATCGAGTCCAACGCCACCGCGCTGGCGGCCCGGCGCTTGATTGGCAATATGCCCAGCAAAGGCAAGGATGCCTTTATCGCCATCTTTGAGATCGGTGGCAACGCCTCCTTCCTGCAGATCATCCACAACAACCAGGTGATCTATGAGCGTGACCAGTCCTTCAACGGGGGCCAGCTCACGCAGATGATCATGCGCCAGTACGGCTTCTCGCAAGAAGAGGCCGAGCAGAAAAAACGCGGCGGTGATTTGCCCGCCGACTACAAGCAGGTTGTTCTCAAGCCCTTTGTCGAGAGCATTGGGCAGGAGATCAACCGCGCTTTGCAGTTTTTCTTTACGAGTACACCGCACAACCGCATTGACCACATCCTGCTCGCGGGCGGCTCTGCGGTGCTGAGCGGCCTGACGGATGCGGTAATCGATGCGACCGGCTTTGCCGCATCTGCTGCCAACCCGTTTGAAGACATGGTGATGGATGCCGCCGTGCGGTCCCGAGCCAAGAGCAAGGACTTCACCACCTACCTCACCGCCTGCGGTCTGGCACTGCGGAGGTATGCAGCATGA
- a CDS encoding penicillin-binding protein 1A: protein MKFFGWLLALLVAGAIAGAAVVAVGLAMAYPNLPDVSELADYRPKLPMRVYSSEGALLGEFGEERRNLTPISEIPKVMVDAVLAIEDTRFFEHSGVDYKGMARALLANLGREKAQGASTITMQVARNVYLSSEKTYTRKIYEILLTLKLEHTLSKNQILEIYMNQIYLGNRAYGFSAASETYFGKPLKDVTVAEAAMLAGLPKAPSAYNPISNPKRARIRQLYIIDRMEENHFITPAQASQAREESLKIRSSYADNRVHAEYVAEMARQLIFAQYGSEAYTRGLNVYTTLIASDQEKAYEALRKGIMDYEKRQHYRGPEKFITLPAAGQERDEAIDEVLAQHPDNGNILSAVVLEAAPRKVVVIRADGDPIEITGDGLKPVQSGLSDKAPPNTKLRPGAVVRIMETAKKTFELTQLPEVEGAFVSLDPRSGAIKALVGGFDFDKNKFNHVTQAWRQPGSSFKPFIYSAALEKGFSPTTVINDAPLSFPGSAGQQPWEPKNSDGRFDGPMTMRQALARSKNLVTIRVMQSVGPKKAQEWVTKFGFDADKQPPYLPMALGAGSVTPMQMVAAYSVFANGGHRVNPYLIAKITDHRGNVLSEFAPPATEDLPRAIDARNAFVMDSLLQDVARYGTAAKAQAQLKRPDIYGKTGTTNDSVDAWFAGFQPTNAAVVWMGYDNPRSLGAREYGGGLSLPIWINYMQHALKDVPVAKMTPPSGLLNVGGDWLYEEYARSAPNLGLDSPASTAGTMVPPPNSEERNQILDLFRN, encoded by the coding sequence ATGAAGTTCTTTGGCTGGCTGCTGGCCTTGCTGGTGGCCGGTGCCATCGCTGGCGCTGCGGTGGTTGCCGTTGGCCTGGCCATGGCCTACCCCAACCTGCCCGATGTCTCCGAGCTGGCCGACTACCGGCCCAAGCTGCCGATGCGCGTTTACTCCTCCGAAGGTGCGCTGCTGGGCGAATTCGGTGAAGAGCGCCGCAATTTGACCCCGATCAGCGAGATTCCCAAGGTCATGGTGGACGCCGTGCTGGCGATCGAAGACACGCGCTTTTTCGAGCACAGTGGTGTGGACTACAAGGGCATGGCGCGCGCGCTGCTCGCCAACCTGGGGCGCGAAAAGGCCCAGGGTGCGTCCACCATCACGATGCAGGTGGCCCGCAATGTCTATCTATCATCTGAAAAAACCTATACCCGCAAGATATATGAGATCCTGCTGACCTTGAAGCTCGAGCACACCCTCAGCAAGAACCAGATTCTGGAAATCTACATGAACCAGATCTACCTGGGCAACCGTGCCTACGGCTTCTCGGCCGCGTCCGAAACCTATTTCGGCAAGCCGCTCAAGGATGTCACGGTGGCAGAAGCGGCCATGCTCGCCGGCCTGCCCAAGGCCCCCTCGGCCTACAACCCGATCAGCAACCCCAAGCGCGCCCGCATTCGCCAGCTCTACATCATTGACCGGATGGAAGAGAACCACTTCATCACGCCGGCCCAGGCCAGCCAGGCACGCGAGGAGTCGCTCAAGATCCGATCGAGCTATGCGGACAACCGCGTGCATGCCGAATATGTGGCCGAGATGGCGCGCCAGCTGATCTTTGCACAGTACGGCAGCGAGGCCTACACACGCGGTCTCAACGTCTACACCACCTTGATCGCCAGCGACCAAGAAAAGGCCTACGAGGCGCTGCGCAAGGGCATCATGGACTATGAGAAGCGCCAGCACTACCGCGGCCCGGAGAAGTTCATCACGCTGCCAGCCGCCGGCCAGGAGCGGGACGAGGCCATTGACGAGGTGCTGGCCCAGCACCCGGACAACGGCAATATCCTGTCTGCCGTTGTGCTTGAGGCTGCGCCGCGCAAGGTCGTGGTCATCCGCGCCGATGGTGATCCGATCGAGATCACCGGGGACGGCCTCAAGCCCGTGCAATCGGGCCTGAGCGACAAGGCGCCGCCCAACACCAAGCTGCGCCCAGGCGCCGTGGTGCGCATCATGGAAACTGCCAAGAAGACCTTTGAGCTGACCCAACTGCCCGAGGTGGAAGGCGCCTTTGTCTCACTCGACCCGCGCAGTGGCGCCATCAAGGCGCTGGTCGGTGGCTTTGATTTCGACAAGAACAAGTTCAACCACGTGACCCAGGCCTGGCGCCAGCCGGGCTCCAGCTTCAAGCCCTTCATCTATTCGGCAGCGCTGGAAAAAGGCTTCTCGCCCACCACGGTGATCAATGATGCGCCGCTGAGCTTCCCGGGATCGGCCGGCCAGCAGCCCTGGGAGCCCAAGAACTCCGACGGCCGTTTCGATGGCCCGATGACCATGCGCCAGGCGCTGGCACGCTCCAAGAACCTGGTGACCATCCGTGTGATGCAATCGGTAGGCCCCAAGAAGGCGCAGGAATGGGTGACCAAGTTCGGCTTTGATGCCGACAAGCAGCCCCCTTACCTACCGATGGCCTTGGGCGCGGGCTCCGTCACCCCGATGCAGATGGTGGCGGCCTATTCGGTGTTTGCGAATGGCGGGCACCGGGTCAATCCCTACCTGATTGCCAAGATCACCGACCACCGCGGCAATGTGCTGTCTGAGTTTGCACCACCGGCCACTGAGGACCTGCCGCGCGCCATCGACGCCCGCAACGCCTTTGTGATGGACTCGCTGCTGCAGGATGTCGCCCGTTACGGCACCGCTGCCAAAGCCCAGGCCCAGCTCAAGCGCCCGGACATCTATGGCAAGACCGGCACCACCAATGACTCGGTGGACGCCTGGTTTGCTGGCTTCCAGCCGACCAATGCAGCGGTGGTCTGGATGGGCTATGACAACCCACGCAGCTTGGGAGCGCGCGAATATGGTGGGGGCTTGAGCCTGCCCATCTGGATCAACTACATGCAGCACGCGCTCAAGGATGTGCCCGTGGCCAAGATGACGCCACCCAGCGGCCTGCTCAATGTGGGCGGAGACTGGCTCTACGAAGAATATGCGCGCAGCGCCCCCAACCTGGGACTGGACTCCCCCGCCTCGACCGCCGGCACCATGGTGCCGCCGCCGAACTCGGAAGAGCGCAACCAGATTCTGGACCTGTTCCGCAACTGA
- the cyaY gene encoding iron donor protein CyaY, translated as MNELEYLDAAEKLLLAVEQTCDRINDETDADIDAQRVGGLLTLIFANRSQIIINLQPPLHEVWLAAKSGGYHYKFDGSVWRDTKTGHDFFADLTRDAGVQSGLPLVFKA; from the coding sequence ATGAACGAACTCGAATACCTGGATGCGGCCGAAAAACTCTTGCTGGCGGTTGAGCAGACCTGCGACCGCATCAACGATGAGACCGATGCCGATATCGACGCCCAGCGCGTGGGCGGCCTGCTGACCCTGATTTTTGCCAACCGCAGCCAGATCATCATCAACCTGCAGCCGCCGCTGCACGAGGTATGGCTGGCGGCCAAGTCTGGGGGCTACCATTACAAGTTCGATGGCAGCGTGTGGCGCGACACCAAGACCGGCCATGATTTCTTTGCCGATCTGACGCGGGATGCCGGTGTGCAGTCGGGTCTGCCCCTGGTCTTCAAAGCCTGA
- the lptM gene encoding LPS translocon maturation chaperone LptM gives MAACGQRGPLYLPTEPAAANRATLPQTLDPSAPDRPEPQLQPSPVMQPAAKP, from the coding sequence TTGGCCGCTTGCGGCCAACGCGGGCCGCTGTACCTGCCCACCGAGCCGGCAGCGGCCAACCGGGCCACCTTGCCGCAAACGCTGGACCCCAGCGCACCGGACCGGCCTGAGCCCCAGCTGCAGCCATCCCCGGTGATGCAGCCCGCTGCCAAGCCCTGA
- a CDS encoding MBL fold metallo-hydrolase encodes MALEPVELYRDEQHACLMFTDLVEEDAQAVQANQFLIVDHGTGAIIDPGGNLAFNELYMGMVRYFSPHKLSYLIASHADPDIIASLDRWLTSTRASLVISRVWERFVPHFTKVGKTENRVIPVQDPGGILPLGQSQLHILPAHFLHAEGNFHFYDPISRILFTGDLGVSMTDGYIARTPVTDLAPHIPRMEGFHRRYMVSNKVLRLWVAMARQLDISLIVPQHGAPIMGPAIAQFFDWLDHLMCGVDLMDNQNYTLPTQPIAPLPQRPQ; translated from the coding sequence ATGGCGTTGGAACCTGTGGAACTGTACCGTGACGAGCAGCATGCTTGTCTGATGTTCACCGATCTGGTGGAAGAGGATGCGCAGGCCGTGCAGGCCAACCAGTTCCTGATTGTCGACCATGGTACCGGCGCCATCATCGACCCGGGCGGCAACCTCGCTTTCAATGAGCTCTACATGGGCATGGTGCGCTATTTCTCGCCGCACAAGCTGTCCTACCTGATCGCATCCCATGCCGACCCGGACATCATCGCCTCACTGGACCGTTGGCTCACCTCCACCCGCGCATCGCTGGTGATCTCCCGCGTCTGGGAGCGCTTTGTGCCGCATTTCACCAAGGTCGGCAAGACCGAAAACCGCGTCATCCCCGTGCAAGACCCCGGAGGCATTCTGCCGCTGGGCCAAAGCCAGCTGCACATCCTGCCTGCGCATTTTCTGCATGCCGAAGGCAACTTCCATTTCTACGACCCGATCAGCCGCATCCTGTTCACTGGCGACCTGGGCGTCTCGATGACCGATGGCTACATCGCCCGCACCCCGGTGACCGATCTGGCACCGCACATTCCGCGCATGGAAGGCTTTCACCGGCGCTACATGGTGTCCAACAAGGTGCTGCGCCTGTGGGTGGCCATGGCGCGCCAGCTGGATATTTCATTGATCGTGCCCCAGCACGGCGCGCCCATCATGGGCCCGGCCATTGCCCAGTTCTTTGACTGGCTCGACCACCTGATGTGCGGCGTCGATCTGATGGACAACCAGAACTACACCTTGCCCACGCAGCCCATCGCTCCGCTGCCGCAGCGCCCTCAGTGA